One Diospyros lotus cultivar Yz01 chromosome 1, ASM1463336v1, whole genome shotgun sequence genomic window carries:
- the LOC127787909 gene encoding protein OCTOPUS-like, which produces MTHRELQSKPRRLSICHRHPAEPVTGFCASCLRERLAGLDSPAHPEVSSSITAPEAVIIGFGGGDDGAGARSGANDAPRQELRRCKSYAAGKCRAYAGASEPRRKSCDARARSTLGHLFDVDDEEKGLGRGIEVESKNLGFSGVTRSVAEIRDKIRVSEDVSGANGNVSQPRDEEFEEDVKTMKEHIELEWQSRRHKVRDFKHIAESFWGAASVFSQKLRKLKLKQRMRKPSDCGESRSGGGDLTPGNKQNGRQFRETQSEVGDYGYGRRSCDTDPRFSVDAARMSLDDPRFSFDEPRASWDGYMIARTIPRLAPMLSVIENAMMPLPLMNRAGYGVGVSIEEQMNPINEDETTSGGSAQTRDYCSDSSSSQRQNSFDCSSSGKSSNKKTVTLEVDKMKSLSDYKVSNMESAVANTDTRDIDFGSVKYDHSGRFESAGKDAISVAGGGIQDGGKKLGKWRKAWNILGFMHRFHDIKYEVPEGNAIGYPLGDCLEKQNGDADVAADGSSSGKFVRIGSCSSSSYKMNGSFHRSSSVAESRSYAVKSREEPALEQNRSARYSPSHFDNGLLRFHLTPSWTSRRKSGRSRRKNSHSSAKSVLRMS; this is translated from the coding sequence ATGACGCACCGCGAACTGCAGTCCAAGCCTCGCCGCCTCTCCATCTGCCACCGCCACCCAGCGGAGCCGGTTACCGGCTTCTGCGCCTCCTGCTTGCGCGAACGCCTCGCCGGCCTTGATTCTCCTGCCCATCCGGAAGTCTCTTCCTCAATCACTGCCCCCGAAGCCGTCATTATCGGTTTCGGCGGCGGAGATGATGGAGCCGGTGCGCGGAGTGGAGCCAACGACGCACCTCGTCAGGAGCTCCGTCGATGCAAGTCGTATGCGGCCGGAAAATGCAGAGCTTATGCCGGCGCATCGGAGCCGCGGCGAAAGTCTTGCGATGCCAGGGCTCGGAGTACCCTGGGACATCTTTTCGACGTTGACGACGAAGAGAAGGGGTTGGGTAGAGGAATCGAGGTCGAATCGAAGAACTTAGGGTTTTCCGGAGTTACACGTTCGGTGGCCGAGATTCGTGATAAGATTAGGGTTTCTGAAGATGTGTCGGGAGCAAATGGTAATGTTAGCCAGCCGAGAGACGAAGAGTTTGAGGAAGACGTGAAGACGATGAAAGAGCACATAGAGCTCGAATGGCAGAGTAGGAGGCACAAGGTAAGGGATTTTAAGCACATTGCGGAAAGTTTCTGGGGCGCTGCGTCTGTTTTCAGCCAGAAATTGCGAAAATTGAAGCTAAAGCAGAGGATGCGAAAGCCTAGTGACTGCGGCGAAAGCCGCAGCGGCGGTGGCGATTTGACGCCAGGCAACAAGCAAAATGGACGACAGTTTAGGGAGACGCAGTCGGAGGTAGGAGACTATGGGTATGGCCGGAGGTCTTGCGATACAGATCCAAGGTTTTCAGTTGACGCTGCTCGCATGTCTTTAGACGATCCACGATTCTCTTTCGACGAGCCTAGGGCTTCCTGGGATGGATACATGATCGCGAGGACAATCCCGCGGCTTGCGCCGATGCTTTCTGTGATTGAAAATGCGATGATGCCATTGCCGCTTATGAACAGGGCTGGATATGGGGTTGGGGTATCCATCGAAGAGCAGATGAATCCAATAAACGAAGACGAGACGACTTCTGGTGGATCAGCTCAAACCAGGGATTACTGTTCTGACTCCTCATCTTCTCAAAGGCAAAATAGTTTTGATTGTTCAAGTTCTGGTAAGAGTTCCAATAAGAAGACGGTGACACTAGAAGTTGATAAGATGAAGTCTCTGTCCGATTACAAGGTCTCAAATATGGAGTCTGCTGTTGCCAATACAGATACTAGAGACATAGATTTTGGTTCTGTCAAATATGATCATTCCGGGAGATTTGAATCTGCCGGCAAGGATGCCATTTCTGTTGCAGGCGGTGGTATCCAGGATGGGGGCAAGAAATTGGGGAAGTGGCGAAAGGCTTGGAACATTTTGGGTTTCATGCATAGGTTCCATGACATAAAATACGAAGTACCAGAAGGGAATGCAATTGGTTACCCACTTGGAGATTGCTTAGAAAAACAGAATGGGGATGCTGATGTAGCAGCCGATGGGTCTTCTAGTGGGAAATTTGTTCGGATTGGTAGTTGCTCAAGCAGTTCTTACAAAATGAATGGGTCATTCCATCGATCATCAAGTGTAGCTGAGTCCAGAAGCTATGCTGTTAAGAGTAGAGAAGAGCCTGCGTTGGAGCAAAACCGGAGTGCTAGGTACTCGCCTAGCCACTTTGATAATGGACTCTTGCGGTTTCATTTGACACCATCATGGACTTCTCGGAGGAAATCTGGAAGAAGCAGGCGGAAGAATTCACATTCTTCTGCCAAGAGTGTGCTACGCATGAGCTAA
- the LOC127796939 gene encoding protein NRT1/ PTR FAMILY 8.1-like, translating to MAEEDNYTKDGTLDYRGNPADKKKTGTWKACRYILGTECCERLAYYGMSSNLVRYFKHQLNQHSATATKNQLDWSGTCYATPLLGAFLADAYLGRYWTIACFSIVYVIGMTLLTLSASVPGLKPKCYEKDVCNPTHTQTAACFLALYLIALGTGGIKPCVSSYGADQFDDADEAEKKRKSSFFNWFYFSINIGALVASSVLVWVQDNVGWKWGFGIPAVVMAFAVLSFFSGTRLYRNQKPGGSPLTRISQVIVASLRKYRVQVPADKSLLYETADSESGIKGSRKLDHTNDLGFFDKAAVETESDQRKGSIDRWRLCSVTQVEELKAIVRLLPIWATGIIFSAVYNQMGNVFLLQGEKMDTRVGNTSFKIPPASLGAFDTISVIIWVPIYDQIIVPLARKLTGHKNGLTQLQRMGIGFFISIFSMLSAGVLEVIRLQIVKRHNFYDRDDIPISIFWQVPQYFIIGCAEVFTFIGQLEFFYDQAPDAMRSLCSALSLTTNALGNYSSSLLVTIVTSISTRNGKPGWIPDNLNYGRLDYFFWLLAVLSVVNLGAFLVVAKRYTYKRSVGTLR from the exons ATGGCGGAAGAGGATAACTACACCAAGGATGGGACCCTAGACTACCGTGGAAATCCCGCCGACAAGAAGAAAACGGGAACGTGGAAGGCTTGCCGCTATATCCTAG GGACTGAATGCTGCGAAAGATTGGCGTACTATGGAATGAGCTCCAATTTGGTGCGGTATTTCAAGCACCAATTGAACCAGCACAGTGCAACTGCTACTAAGAATCAACTGGATTGGTCGGGTACATGCTATGCCACTCCTCTCCTCGGAGCTTTTCTGGCCGATGCCTACCTCGGAAGATACTGGACAATTGCTTGCTTCTCCATCGTCTACGTGATT GGAATGACCCTGTTGACATTGTCTGCATCAGTGCCTGGCCTAAAGCCAAAATGCTATGAGAAAGACGTTTGTAATCCAACGCATACGCAGACAGCTGCCTGCTTCCTGGCTCTTTACCTGATAGCACTGGGAACCGGAGGAATCAAGCCTTGTGTATCATCCTATGGAGCAGACCAGTTTGATGATGCTGATGAAGCCGAGAAGAAGCGCAAGAGCTCTTTCTTCAACTGGTTCTATTTCTCAATCAATATTGGTGCCCTTGTTGCTTCTTCTGTGTTGGTTTGGGTGCAGGACAATGTGGGCTGGAAATGGGGCTTTGGCATCCCAGCTGTGGTCATGGCTTTTGCTGTTCTCAGCTTCTTTTCTGGCACCCGGTTGTATCGCAACCAGAAGCCTGGAGGCAGCCCGCTCACCCGCATTTCTCAAGTCATCGTGGCATCGTTGAGGAAATATCGAGTTCAAGTTCCTGCAGACAAGTCTCTCTTGTACGAGACTGCAGATTCAGAGTCTGGCATCAAAGGAAGCAGAAAGCTAGATCACACCAATGATCTTGG TTTCTTCGACAAGGCGGCTGTAGAGACGGAGTCTGATCAGAGGAAGGGCTCGATAGATCGGTGGAGACTATGCTCAGTGACCCAAGTCGAGGAGCTGAAAGCCATTGTCCGGCTGCTCCCAATCTGGGCCACCGGCATAATCTTCTCTGCAGTCTACAACCAAATGGGCAACGTCTTCTTGCTACAGGGCGAGAAAATGGACACTCGAGTTGGCAACACTAGCTTCAAGATCCCACCAGCATCGCTTGGCGCTTTCGACACCATCAGTGTCATCATCTGGGTCCCCATTTACGACCAAATCATCGTCCCCCTAGCCAGAAAACTCACGGGCCACAAGAATGGCCTAACTCAGCTCCAGAGAATGGGGATTGGCTTCTTCATATCCATCTTCTCCATGCTTTCTGCCGGCGTTCTGGAGGTTATCAGGCTCCAAATTGTAAAAAGACACAACTTCTATGACCGCGACGACATACCCATTTCGATATTCTGGCAGGTTCCTCAGTACTTCATCATTGGTTGTGCAGAGGTTTTCACCTTCATCGGGCAGCTGGAATTCTTTTATGATCAGGCGCCTGATGCCATGAGAAGCCTCTGCTCTGCTCTTTCACTGACCACCAATGCCTTGGGAAACTACTCGAGTTCTTTGCTTGTAACCATTGTTACTTCAATTAGTACTAGGAATGGGAAGCCTGGATGGATACCGGATAATTTGAACTATGGCCGGCTTGATTACTTCTTCTGGCTGTTGGCAGTGCTGAGTGTTGTGAATTTGGGAGCTTTTCTCGTAGTTGCGAAGCGGTACACCTACAAAAGGTCGGTCGGGACTCTGCGTTGA
- the LOC127794910 gene encoding laccase-4-like → MATWIRFLAVVALLACLFPAMIECRIRHYKFNVVLKNATRLCSTKPIVTVNGHFPGPTLYAREDDTVLVKVVNHVKYNVSIHWHGIRQLRTGWADGPAYITQCPIQPGQSYVYNFTITGQRGTLWWHAHILWLRATVHGAIVILPKLGVPYPFPSPHEEVVFILGEWWKSDVEAVINEAIKSGLAPNVSDAHTINGHPGPVSGCLSQGGFNLQVEAKKTYMLRLINAALNEELFFKIAGHKLTVVEVDATYVKPFKTDTVLIAPGQTTNILLTADARTGKYLVAASPFMDSPIAVDNVTATATLHYSGSVSNVATKLTTPPPINATKVATNFVNSLRSLNSKQYQANVPLTVDRNLLFTVGIGVNPCSTCVNGSRVVADINNVSFVMPTISLLQAHFFNISGVFTDDFPGNPLNPYNYTGVQPANLRTMTGTRLYRLAYNSTVQLVLQDTGMITPENHPLHLHGYNFFVVGMGKGNFNPKKDPKSFNLVDPVERNTIGVPSGGWVAFRFRADNPGVWFMHCHLEIHTTWGLKMAFVVDNGHGPGESLLPPPSDLPEC, encoded by the exons ATGGCGACATGGATTCGGTTTTTGGCGGTGGTGGCGCTGCTGGCTTGTCTTTTTCCGGCGATGATAGAGTGCCGGATTCGTCATTACAAGTTCAAC GTGGTTTTGAAGAATGCCACGAGGTTATGCTCAACGAAGCCCATAGTGACTGTAAACGGGCATTTTCCAGGCCCAACACTCTACGCAAGGGAGGACGACACCGTGCTTGTCAAGGTTGTCAACCATGTCAAGTACAATGTCAGCATCCACTG GCACGGGATAAGGCAATTGCGAACTGGGTGGGCTGATGGACCAGCCTACATTACACAATGCCCTATTCAGCCCGGTCAAAGTTATGTTTATAACTTTACCATCACCGGCCAGAGAGGCACTCTGTGGTGGCACGCCCACATCCTTTGGCTTAGAGCCACTGTCCACGGCGCAATTGTCATCTTGCCGAAACTCGGCGTCCCTTACCCCTTCCCTTCTCCTCACGAGGAAGTCGTCTTCATATTGg GCGAATGGTGGAAATCTGATGTGGAAGCTGTGATAAACGAAGCCATCAAGTCGGGGTTGGCCCCGAATGTTTCCGATGCTCACACCATCAATGGCCATCCGGGGCCTGTTTCCGGCTGCCTATCACAAG GAGGATTCAATCTACAGGTTGAAGCCAAGAAGACATACATGCTGAGACTCATCAACGCGGCGCTGAACGAAGAACTGTTCTTCAAGATCGCCGGCCACAAGCTCACGGTGGTGGAGGTCGACGCCACTTACGTCAAACCCTTCAAAACCGACACCGTTCTTATAGCCCCCGGCCAGACCACAAACATTCTGTTAACCGCCGACGCTAGAACCGGCAAGTACCTCGTTGCGGCCTCCCCGTTCATGGACTCCCCCATCGCCGTCGATAACgtcaccgccaccgccaccttGCATTACTCCGGCAGCGTCTCCAACGTCGCCACCAAGCTCACCACCCCGCCACCGATAAACGCCACCAAGGTGGCCACCAACTTCGTGAACTCCCTCCGGAGCCTGAACTCGAAGCAGTATCAGGCGAACGTGCCATTGACCGTCGACCGCAACCTGCTTTTCACCGTCGGGATCGGAGTCAATCCTTGCTCGACCTGCGTCAACGGAAGCCGGGTGGTGGCGGACATAAACAACGTCTCGTTCGTGATGCCGACGATCTCTCTCCTCCAGGCGCATTTCTTCAATATCAGCGGAGTCTTCACAGACGACTTCCCCGGAAACCCGCTGAATCCGTACAACTACACAGGAGTCCAGCCGGCCAATTTGAGGACGATGACGGGGACGAGGCTGTACAGGCTTGCGTACAACTCTACGGTTCAACTGGTCTTGCAGGATACGGGGATGATCACCCCGGAAAACCATCCGCTCCATTTGCATGGATACAATTTCTTCGTTGTTGGAATGGGAAAGGGAAATTTCAATCCCAAGAAGGACCCGAAGAGTTTCAATCTCGTCGATCCCGTTGAGAGGAACACCATTGGTGTTCCATCTGGTGGTTGGGTCGCCTTCCGGTTCAGAGCTGATAATCCAg GGGTGTGGTTCATGCATTGCCATTTGGAAATCCACACAACGTGGGGTCTGAAAATGGCGTTCGTCGTCGATAACGGACACGGCCCCGGCGAGTCGCTTCTGCCGCCGCCGAGCGACCTGCCCGAGTGTTGA
- the LOC127789931 gene encoding transcription factor DIVARICATA-like: MEILSPASYLSSPNWLLGESRSTKWTPAENKMFENALAIYDKDTPDRWLKVAAMIPGKTVGDVIKQYKELEDDVSSIEAGLIPIPGYSPSPFTLEWGNGDGYNGFKQAFAAAGKRGASGRQSEQERKKGVPWTEEEHKLFLLGLKKYGKGDWRNISRNFVITRTPTQVASHAQKYFIRQLSGGKDKRRASIHDITTVNLNDDQTPSPESKRQPSPDQSSGVTQLSDSCPSRRAHFRWNQPSDGAAMGFSHSAQGNNIFMAPHGINSNSFGLNKMQAMNESSFIGAKSWAFQMQSAHHYLHG; the protein is encoded by the exons ATGGAGATTCTATCGCCCGCGTCTTATCTTTCAAGCCCGAACTGGTTGCTTGGAGAGAGCAGGAGCACGAAATGGACGCCGGCAGAGAACAAGATGTTCGAGAATGCCCTCGCCATCTACGACAAGGACACGCCGGACCGGTGGCTCAAGGTGGCGGCGATGATCCCCGGAAAGACGGTCGGGGATGTAATTAAGCAGTACAAGGAATTGGAGGATGATGTCAGCAGTATTGAGGCTGGGTTGATTCCTATTCCTGGGTATAGCCCTTCTCCTTTCACATTGGAGTGGGGGAACGGCGATGGATATAACGGGTTCAAGCAGGCTTTTGCCGCCGCCGGCAAGCGGGGCGCATCGGGCCGGCAGTCGGAGCAGGAGAGGAAGAAGGGTGTTCCCTGGACCGAGGAAGAGCATAA GTTGTTTCTGTTGGGTCTGAAGAAGTATGGAAAAGGAGACTGGAGGAACATTTCTCGCAACTTTGTGATCACCAGAACCCCAACTCAGGTGGCCAGCCATGCCCAGAAGTACTTCATTCGGCAGCTTTCCGGTGGAAAAGACAAGAGAAGAGCCAGCATTCATGATATAACAACTGTGAATCTCAATGATGATCAAACTCCCTCGCCGGAGAGCAAAAGACAGCCGTCGCCGGACCAGTCATCCGGCGTCACCCAGCTCTCGGATTCCTGCCCGAGCCGGAGAGCACATTTCCGATGGAACCAACCAAGCGATGGAGCAGCAATGGGATTCAGTCACTCAGCACAAGGAAACAATATTTTCATGGCTCCCCATGGAATCAACTCCAACTCATTTGGGCTTAACAAAATGCAGGCTATGAATGAATCCTCATTCATTGGAGCCAAAAGCTGGGCTTTCCAGATGCAATCTGCTCACCACTACCTTCATGGATGA
- the LOC127787979 gene encoding uncharacterized protein LOC127787979: YRDCRDSHLKHTQVATLFWLEDWEALDRLSDPFGSNYRDCILAAVNAGIDMVMVPFRYELFLEGMMHLVESRVIPLARVDDAVERILRVKFVAGIFEYPMADRSLLDIVGCKVHRELAREAVRKSLVLLKNGKNPRKPFLPLDRNSKKILVAGTHADDLGYQCGGWTATWAGTSGRITIGTTILDAIKAVGDKTEVVFEPNPSPDTFIGQDFSFAIVAVGEEPYAESGGDNTELIIPLNGAELISIVADRAPTLVILISGRPLVIEPWLLEKIDALVAAWLPGSEGNGITDAIFGDYEFQGRLPFAWLRSVKQLLVHAGDNFFDPLFPLGFGLTSNNLKLSS; the protein is encoded by the exons TATCGGGATTGCAGGGACAGCCACCTCAAGCACACCCAAGTGGCTACCCTTTTCTGGCTGGAAG ACTGGGAGGCACTTGACAGGCTTTCGGATCCTTTCGGCTCCAACTATCGCGATTGCATTTTAGCTGCTGTCAATGCAGGAATTGATATG GTGATGGTGCCTTTTAGATATGAACTATTTTTGGAAGGCATGATGCATCTGGTGGAATCAAGAGTGATACCATTGGCCAGGGTTGATGACGCTGTTGAAAGAATTTTGAGAGTGAAATTTGTTGCTGGGATTTTTGAATATCCCATGGCTGATAGGTCTCTGCTGGATATAGTTGGTTGTAAG gTGCACCGAGAACTAGCCCGTGAAGCAGTTCGCAAGTCCTTGGTCCTGCTAAAGAATGGAAAGAATCCAAGAAAACCATTTCTTCCACTAGATAGGAATTCTAAGAAGATTCTGGTTGCTGGGACACATGCTGATGATCTTGGGTATCAGTGTGGAGGGTGGACTGCTACTTGGGCTGGGACCAGTGGGAGAATTACGATTG GGACAACCATTTTGGATGCCATCAAAGCAGTGGGGGACAAAACAGAAGTGGTGTTTGAGCCAAATCCATCACCAGATACCTTTATTGGTCAAGATTTCTCTTTTGCCATTGTAGCTGTTGGGGAAGAACCATATGCAGAATCTGGAGGTGACAATACTGAGCTGATAATTCCCTTGAATGGAGCTGAACTTATTAGCATAGTTGCGGACAGAGCTCCCACATTGGTGATTCTCATCTCTGGAAGGCCCTTAGTTATTGAACCCTGGCTTTTGGAAAAGATAGATGCGCTGGTTGCTGCTTGGTTGCCTGGCAGTGAAGGAAATGGAATAACAGATGCTATATTTGGAGATTATGAGTTCCAAGGCCGACTCCCATTTGCTTGGCTTAGAAGTGTTAAGCAACTGCTTGTGCATGCAGGAGACAACTTCTTTGACCCTCTGTTTCCCCTTGGCTTTGGTTTAACAAGCAACAACTTGAAGCTTTCGAGCTGA